From one Culex quinquefasciatus strain JHB chromosome 3, VPISU_Cqui_1.0_pri_paternal, whole genome shotgun sequence genomic stretch:
- the LOC119769642 gene encoding uncharacterized protein LOC119769642 yields the protein MSAARKNVLVVDFSVLPERPKLEVVQRFVEKGLGITSSDLKSIQLHNIRHCVHIEMADPAAATKIATENHCKYAFKTHPAIKIPVYVDDNTVDVRVHDLPLDLPNAQIADAMKQYGEVLTIRDEVWRNFFAGVPNGVRVLKMKLSKPIPSYISVCDLHGSDTYTGQIASCRRCGKKRHVSESCSEAAKTSHVNKPQQLIAPTNPDVPIVLPLIEPTVVESQVIAPHTEDNGKDGFTTVGKKGKAKRQLSEKEVSAKKEAAWRRTTNKISKSNNAMTMDNEINQFYHQTRRRDDCASQPFDGGLRQST from the coding sequence ATGAGTGCTGCCCGCAAAAACGTTCTCGTTGTGGACTTCAGCGTCCTCCCGGAACGCCCAAAGCTGGAAGTCGTGCAGCGGTTTGTTGAAAAGGGTCTAGGAATAACATCCTCCGACCTGAAAAGCATTCAGCTTCACAACATCCGCCATTGCGTGCACATCGAGATGGCGGACCCTGCAGCCGCCACCAAGATAGCAACGGAAAACCACTGCAAGTACGCGTTCAAGACACATCCAGCTATAAAAATCCCGGTCTACGTCGACGACAACACCGTCGACGTTCGGGTCCACGATCTCCCGCTGGACCTGCCAAACGCTCAGATCGCCGATGCAATGAAGCAATACGGGGAAGTACTCACCATACGGGACGAAGTTTGGAGAAATTTCTTCGCCGGTGTTCCAAACGGGGTGCGGGTGTTGAAAATGAAACTTTCTAAACCAATTCCCTCGTACATTTCCGTGTGCGACCTCCACGGGTCGGACACATACACGGGTCAAATTGCCAGCTGCCGACGCTGCGGAAAAAAACGACACGTGTCCGAGAGCTGCTCCGAAGCAGCAAAAACATCACATGTGAACAAGCCACAACAATTAATCGCCCCAACCAATCCAGACGTCCCGATTGTTTTGCCGCTAATCGAACCGACAGTAGTTGAATCTCAAGTCATTGCTCCACACACTGAGGACAATGGTAAGGACGGATTTACTACTGTTGGGAAGAAAGGAAAGGCAAAAAGGCAGTTATCTGAGAAAGAAGTTTCAGCAAAAAAAGAAGCTGCGTGGAGGAGAACGACaaacaaaatttcgaaatcGAACAATGCAATGACCATGGACAACGAGATCAACCAATTCTACCACCAAACACGCCGAAGAGACGACTGTGCAAGCCAGCCGTTTGACGGAGGACTACGCCAgtcaacttaa